A genomic window from Candidatus Sulfotelmatobacter sp. includes:
- the frr gene encoding ribosome recycling factor: protein MAMMAQIAGLKETYAQLKTRMDKAVEDFRKAMAGVRTGRANVHMLDNVSVDYYGSQMPLNQVAQVHAPEAQLITVQPFDTSQLGAIEKAIRSGEMGLNPMNDGKLIRIPVPPLTQERRQDMVKHLHRILEEHRTAVRNIRRDGNDAIKKALKDKKITEDDEKRSLEEIQKLTDGEIKKMEEMSKGKENEVLELK from the coding sequence ATGGCGATGATGGCCCAGATTGCCGGACTGAAAGAAACGTATGCGCAACTAAAAACGCGCATGGATAAGGCCGTAGAAGATTTTCGCAAGGCCATGGCCGGGGTACGCACCGGGCGCGCGAACGTGCACATGCTCGATAACGTGAGTGTCGACTACTATGGTTCGCAAATGCCGCTGAATCAGGTCGCGCAGGTGCACGCGCCTGAGGCGCAGTTGATTACGGTGCAGCCATTTGACACTTCACAACTGGGCGCGATTGAAAAGGCGATCCGGTCTGGTGAGATGGGATTGAATCCCATGAACGACGGCAAACTCATCCGCATCCCGGTACCGCCGCTCACGCAGGAGCGCCGCCAGGATATGGTGAAGCATCTGCATCGGATACTCGAAGAGCACCGGACGGCGGTTCGCAACATTCGGCGCGACGGCAACGACGCGATCAAAAAGGCCCTGAAAGACAAGAAGATTACCGAAGACGATGAGAAGCGCTCGCTCGAAGAAATTCAGAAGCTGACCGACGGCGAGATTAAGAAGATGGAAGAGATGAGCAAGGGCAAAGAAAATGAAGTGTTGGAACTAAAGTAA
- a CDS encoding molybdopterin-dependent oxidoreductase: protein MKQVIHAACPHDCPDACGVLITVQDGRATRIQGDPEHPVTRGFLCAKVAKYLDRVYSPDRVMYPMRRIAAKGPAAGQRSFAPHGQPRAAVPTQASATHAWERISWDEALDEIALRFRAITREFGSEAILPYSYGGTLGALNSASMDRRFFHRLGASQLDRTICSAAGEAGLKSVYGVKLGTEPEQFRHSKYIIAWASNIHGNNVHLWPFIAEARRNGAKLVVIDPYRTRTAECADWYLPINPGTDAALALGMMHVIIGENLHDADYVSKYTLGFEQLQEKVKEYSPERVEQWTGIAADDIRRLAREYAAVRPSVIRLNYGVQRSEGGGMATRAICMLPCITGSWKEIGGGLQMSVSGAVDLNTEGLKRPDLMHTALGREARTVNMVKLGRVLNTGNDPPVKALFVYNCNPAAVCPEHNEVVRGLLRPDLFTVVHEQFLTDTTDYADVVLPATTFFEHKDLQKGYGHYYLQVSNQAIEPLGECRSNVELFRGLAERMGFEEECFQESVDEMIDSALESKNPLMEGMSRKRLEQGPVRLGFGASATRQASGEELRSVGQPLRIRSGQAAALPAQAEAFLPFAYGNFRTASGKAELYSEAVKALGLDPVADFIPPTESRHGKKDHTLPLELLARKADNFLNSTFTNVPSVQEMEEPGLLEISSADAGARGIADGDEVRVFNDRGDIVLKAKVDGKVQPGVVSATLNWAKMTPGFQSINALTSEKLTDMGNSATFYSVLVDVELSKPSQ from the coding sequence ATGAAGCAGGTAATTCATGCCGCGTGTCCACACGATTGCCCGGATGCTTGCGGGGTGCTGATTACCGTGCAGGATGGGCGGGCGACGCGGATTCAGGGGGACCCGGAACATCCTGTGACGCGCGGGTTTTTGTGCGCGAAGGTGGCGAAATATCTGGATCGGGTGTATTCGCCGGATCGGGTGATGTATCCGATGCGACGGATCGCGGCTAAGGGGCCGGCGGCGGGGCAGCGGAGCTTCGCTCCGCATGGACAGCCGAGGGCGGCTGTCCCCACACAGGCAAGTGCGACACACGCCTGGGAGCGGATTTCGTGGGACGAGGCCCTCGATGAGATCGCCTTGCGCTTTCGCGCGATTACTCGCGAGTTCGGCAGTGAGGCGATCCTGCCCTATTCCTATGGCGGTACTTTGGGAGCGCTCAATAGCGCTTCCATGGACCGGCGATTTTTTCACCGGCTCGGCGCTTCGCAGCTTGATCGGACGATCTGTTCGGCGGCCGGCGAAGCGGGGCTGAAATCTGTTTACGGCGTGAAGCTTGGCACTGAGCCGGAGCAGTTTCGGCATTCCAAATACATCATTGCGTGGGCGTCGAACATCCACGGCAATAACGTTCATTTGTGGCCGTTCATCGCCGAGGCGCGGCGCAATGGCGCAAAGCTTGTGGTGATCGATCCCTATCGCACACGGACCGCAGAGTGCGCCGACTGGTATTTGCCCATCAATCCGGGAACGGACGCGGCGCTGGCGCTGGGCATGATGCACGTCATCATCGGCGAAAATCTGCACGACGCCGATTATGTTTCTAAATACACGCTGGGCTTCGAGCAATTGCAGGAGAAGGTGAAGGAGTATTCACCGGAGCGTGTCGAGCAATGGACGGGGATCGCGGCTGACGATATTCGCAGGCTGGCGCGGGAGTATGCCGCAGTAAGACCTTCGGTAATTCGCCTGAACTATGGCGTGCAGCGCTCGGAAGGCGGCGGTATGGCGACGCGGGCAATCTGCATGCTGCCCTGCATCACTGGATCATGGAAAGAAATCGGCGGCGGGTTGCAGATGTCTGTGAGCGGAGCGGTGGATCTGAACACTGAAGGATTAAAGCGTCCCGATCTGATGCACACTGCGCTGGGGCGGGAAGCGCGAACCGTCAATATGGTCAAGTTGGGACGCGTGCTCAACACAGGGAATGATCCGCCGGTGAAGGCCTTGTTTGTTTACAACTGCAATCCAGCGGCGGTTTGTCCGGAGCATAATGAAGTGGTCCGCGGGCTGTTGCGGCCGGATCTGTTTACCGTGGTGCACGAGCAATTTCTAACCGACACCACCGACTATGCCGATGTCGTGCTGCCAGCGACCACATTCTTCGAGCACAAAGATTTGCAAAAGGGCTACGGGCATTATTACCTGCAAGTCTCGAATCAGGCCATCGAGCCGCTGGGCGAGTGCCGATCAAATGTGGAACTGTTCCGCGGGCTGGCGGAGCGGATGGGATTTGAAGAGGAGTGCTTTCAAGAGAGCGTCGACGAGATGATCGACTCAGCTCTGGAGTCGAAGAATCCGTTGATGGAGGGGATGAGCCGCAAGCGGTTGGAACAGGGCCCGGTGCGGTTGGGATTCGGGGCTTCCGCCACTCGGCAGGCTTCCGGCGAGGAGCTTCGCTCCGTTGGGCAGCCGCTTCGAATTCGCTCAGGGCAAGCTGCCGCTTTGCCAGCACAAGCAGAAGCTTTTCTTCCCTTTGCTTACGGAAATTTTAGAACTGCCTCGGGGAAGGCGGAGCTTTACAGCGAGGCGGTGAAGGCTTTGGGGCTTGATCCAGTCGCCGACTTTATTCCTCCTACTGAGTCGCGGCATGGGAAAAAGGATCATACCCTCCCACTGGAGCTACTGGCGCGGAAGGCCGATAACTTTCTCAATTCCACGTTCACCAATGTGCCGTCGGTTCAGGAAATGGAAGAGCCGGGTCTTCTCGAGATCAGTTCGGCGGATGCCGGCGCCCGCGGCATTGCCGATGGCGACGAGGTCCGGGTCTTCAACGACCGTGGCGACATCGTATTGAAGGCGAAAGTCGATGGCAAGGTCCAACCCGGAGTCGTGTCCGCCACCCTCAATTGGGCCAAAATGACCCCTGGCTTCCAGAGTATTAATGCCCTCACCTCAGAAAAACTTACCGACATGGGCAACTCGGCCACGTTTTATTCCGTCTTGGTTGATGTAGAGTTATCCAAGCCATCCCAATGA
- the pyrH gene encoding UMP kinase, translated as MTTPTPAFKRILLKISGEALAANQGFGVDTARIHEVAAELADVHKLGVQLAIVVGGGNFFRGVAQQAKDMDRVSADHMGMLATVINALALQDALEKQDVYTRVQSAIEMKQVAEPFIRRRAIRHLEKGRVVIFAGGTGNPYFSTDTAASLRAMEIKADAILKATRVDGIYDADPLKVDGAKKFNHISYMDVLKLGLKVMDSTAISLCKDNNLPIIVFNLNHHGNIRRVVLGEKIGSMVSAQV; from the coding sequence ATGACGACTCCTACCCCTGCCTTCAAACGAATCCTGCTCAAGATTTCCGGTGAGGCGCTCGCGGCCAATCAGGGCTTTGGCGTCGATACGGCACGCATCCACGAAGTCGCGGCGGAACTGGCGGACGTTCACAAGCTGGGCGTGCAGCTCGCGATTGTCGTCGGCGGAGGAAATTTTTTCCGCGGCGTGGCGCAGCAGGCCAAGGACATGGACCGCGTCTCAGCCGACCACATGGGCATGCTGGCCACCGTGATCAATGCACTGGCATTACAGGATGCGTTGGAGAAGCAGGACGTTTACACGCGGGTACAATCGGCGATCGAAATGAAGCAGGTGGCGGAGCCGTTCATCCGGCGGCGTGCGATTCGGCATCTGGAAAAAGGCCGCGTCGTGATTTTTGCTGGCGGCACGGGCAATCCATATTTTTCGACCGACACCGCAGCCTCGCTGCGCGCCATGGAGATCAAGGCCGACGCCATTCTCAAGGCCACGCGCGTGGATGGCATTTACGACGCCGACCCGCTGAAGGTCGATGGTGCCAAGAAATTCAACCACATCTCCTACATGGATGTTCTCAAGCTGGGCCTGAAAGTAATGGACTCGACGGCCATCAGCCTCTGCAAGGACAATAACCTGCCGATCATCGTTTTCAACCTGAACCACCACGGAAATATCCGCCGCGTAGTGCTCGGCGAGAAGATCGGGTCCATGGTCAGCGCGCAAGTTTAG